The proteins below are encoded in one region of Rana temporaria chromosome 2, aRanTem1.1, whole genome shotgun sequence:
- the LOC120928145 gene encoding olfactory receptor 11A1-like gives MEIVANVSGSFVLLGLVEMEMQKYLYFPFFTVIYLFTLMINSIIVLVVLKEKTLHEPMYILIASLVFNGIFGSSSFFPKLIVDLITSSKTISHSECLIQAFCITTFALLEMSTFTVMAYDRYLAICQPLQYSTLMTNAKVLRITATCWVTAFIFVFITILMAWRLSLCGNKINSIYCDNMSFIVLSCLDALVNRIYTAVVTSSYFSITILVTVFSYFRIFIVCLRISKESRQKAIHTLVTHLLNFSIFLMGFLFVFLRYRLEAVNLPLMAHVLLSVTPLVFPPLLNPLIYGIRTHALKMKVVQYLQILNEGPKWPNFQMKLSSKFVKIVKHKEVH, from the coding sequence ATGGAGATCGTAGCCAACGTCAGCGGTAGTTTCGTGCTCCTGGGGCTGGTAGAGATGGAGATGCAAAAATATCTCTACTTCCCATTTTTTACGGTGATCTATCTCTTTACTCTGATGATAAATAGCATCATTGTGCTGGTGGTGCTGAAGGAAAAGACCCTCCATGAACCTATGTACATTCTCATAGCCAGCCTGGTCTTCAACGGGATTTTCGGAAGCTCCTCATTTTTTCCAAAACTGATAGTTGACTTGATCACCTCCTCGAAGACGATTTCTCATAGCGAGTGTCTGATCCAAGCTTTTTGTATTACCACTTTTGCATTGTTAGAAATGAGCACTTTTACAGTTATGGCCTACGACCGTTACTTGGCAATATGTCAACCTCTTCAATATTCCACCTTGATGACCAATGCCAAGGTCCTGAGGATCACTGCTACATGTTGGGTCACAGCCTTCATCTTTGTATTCATAACTATTCTTATGGCGTGGCGTCTTTCTCTTTGTGGGAATAAAATTAACAGTATTTATTGTGACAACATGTCTTTCATTGTCCTGTCTTGCCTGGACGCTTTAGTGAATAGAATTTATACAGCTGTTGTAACCTCCTCTTACTTTTCCATTACTATTTTGGTTACTGTCTTCTCCTACTTCAGGATATTTATTGTCTGCCTGCGAATCTCCAAAGAGTCCCGTCAGAAAGCCATCCACACCTTGGTGACGCATTTACTCAACTTTTCCATATTTTTGATgggatttttatttgtttttttgaggTACCGACTAGAGGCAGTAAACCTCCCTCTTATGGCCCATGTTCTCCTCTCTGTGACACCCCTCGTGTTCCCACCACTCCTTAACCCTCTGATATATGGAATTCGAACACATGCCTTGAAAATGAAAGTTGTTCAATATTTACAGATACTAAATGAGGGGCCAAAATGGCCAAACTTTCAGATGAAATTATCTtccaaatttgtcaaaattgttaaACATAAAGAAGTACACTGA